TCCCAAGCAGCTAAGTCAGACAATGACTTCCGGTCTAACATGACATTGGCACGTTCCAAACCCTCTCTCAAAGAAAATgctgtaatattatgttgttcacATGCTGCTGTTATACGGGTGTCCCAAAGATCTTTCAtatcttgtttttttaatcGCCGAGCTTTCGTAGTATATACTAAAGCACGATGCACGTTGCGGATTGCCACTGAATAACAATTTCTGCGACGGCCAAGAAAATGTGCAGCTAACCTAAAAATTTTCCTCTTCCTCCAAAACTCATCTGGTCCACGGGCTCTTATTAGATTGACAACAGTTA
This genomic window from Maniola hyperantus chromosome 5, iAphHyp1.2, whole genome shotgun sequence contains:
- the mRpL20 gene encoding large ribosomal subunit protein bL20m, which encodes MVFLTVVNLIRARGPDEFWRKRKIFRLAAHFLGRRRNCYSVAIRNVHRALVYTTKARRLKKQDMKDLWDTRITAACEQHNITAFSLREGLERANVMLDRKSLSDLAAWEPKTFESLAAVASQKLYLDGFFDGTDKKAPTGKHLDLSNVILDDWLKENK